The sequence tattatacattgaAAGATTGTTCTTATAAGATCTAAGAACAATCCAAACCCAATACCCAAAAAAAAGATAGGAACTTTtctctcttatatatatatatatgaagtttGCATGAAAGTTTGTTCTTTTAAGATCcaaaaacccaaacccaaaactcAAAAAGATCGAAACTTTCTATGGATTTTGTAATCCATAACTCTGTTTCATCAATGACAAGCCCACAAAACTCACTacattcctcttcttcttcagatACAAGTTTTCCGATCATAGCAATTGCCGTGATCGGAATCTTAGCCACAGCTTTCTTATTAATCAGTTACTATATTTTCGTTATCAAATGCTGTTTAACATGGCATCAAATCGACATCCTCAGACGTTTTTCTCTTTCAAGAGACAGAACCCACGAAGAATTACTCATGGTTTACTCACCAGGAATCGAAACTCGTGGATTAGACGAATCTGTTATCAGATCAATCCCTGTTTTTCACTTCAAAAAAACACAACTTTCCGGCGAAAATGAAGAACAAGAAAAACAAATCTCCGATCATTGCGCAGTTTGTTTAAGCGAATTTAACGATGAAGAGAAGCTAAGAATCATTCCTAATTGTAATCACATCTTTCATATCGATTGTATCGATGTTTGGCTTCAAAACAATGCTAATTGCCCACTTTGCCGGAGAAGTATTTTGCCGGAAAATCGTTTCGCCGGTAAAAATCCAATCTTTGCAGCTCCAACTTCTTCACCTGTAGATCCCACCGGAAATCTCGCCGGCGCCGGAGAAGATGAAGAGGACTATCTCGTCATCGAAATCTCCAAccccaacaacaacaacaacaacaacaatgtcaataatcataattatcaaAATCGAAATCGAAATCGGAAAAAACAGAGTATGGGAGATGAGTGTATAGTAATGAGTAGAGAAAAAGATCACCATGAAGAATTTTCAATGATTCAACCCATTAGAAGATCTTTCTCCATGGATTCCTCCGGTGATCGGAAAATGTTTCTGGCCATTCAAGAAGCTCTTCAGTTACAAAGACAAAGATTAGAGGTTAGTAGtagtaatagtaatagtaatagtaatagtCCTATTGTTGAAGGTAGATCAATTCGAaggtcttttttttcttttggtggTCATGCTAGTAGAGGATCATCTAGGAGTAGTAGTGTTGTACTAcctatttatttggaataatgaagaaaaaagaacaaaaagatttttgtttctttctttatttattttatttagttgtAGAGAGATTTTTATAGTTTTGTATTATTTGTAATGTAATTATGAGTTGAttcaattcaaaattttaaagatAGCatttttatgtatgtttatgtgTGTTCTTATGGGAAATTAGAAATTAAGTAGCTTTATTAGATTTGTTGTGGATGGTTAACGATTTTTATAGGGTATTAAGGGTGTGTAATaatcggtttggtcggttttttaCACACAAAAAAATTCAGAATTCAGTTTTCGGTTTTCATGGTTATAATTCGAGAACCGATCGACtattatataaatgtaaaaataccCGACGATTTTAATCTACAGTTTGGTtggtttaaaccgaccaaattgagctttatctttttttttttttttttataatatttaataaattaaaataagtgagaccgatattaaattacattatCGATAATATCTCTCCTAAGGGTGTTAGACACCATGATTATCTTCTAgcatttctcatttttttacgATAGTATATTTGATATCGTTCGTTGGTGTCgtcttttataattaatttcaaataccATTTAGAGCattattattagatatttatagtGTCTAGCACTATAATAATGTGACACATTGAATAATTAGcagttttttataaaatttattaaattaaaatatgtgagACTCAATATTAAATTGTACTTTCATCTCTTATGATGGGAAGGaatgaaaaggaaaaagaatTGGTTTTTAAGATGTTGTAACATAATAATGAGTTGATTCaagttaaattataaaaatagcaTTTTTTTATGTGTACCATTCTTgcaaattagaaattgaattgcTATTAGTCACACCATTAATATGTACATTCTTATTAGATTGATACTAAGTAGTGTTGgacataattttataatttatcttagaaaatcttttttttttgtataagcTATGATTAGGATGAGTATAACAGCCATTGTTGAtcactactttttttttctttcccacCAATATTGattcttttttcttatttcagATTTAGAGATTCTAGTTTTGTATTATTGAGAGAGATTATAGGCTTTTGTAACATGATTATTATGAGATTCAATTGTAAAGAcagcatttttttttaaaaaaaaattatatagataaatatttatatatatgatgagtaTAACAATGATTGTTGAAATCACCaacttatctttttcttttctttctttcccaCCAAGATTGGTTCGAATAGCTTAATCTTTCATTTTTGCTTCTTTCTTAGAAGAGACACactaactaataataataataagccatcaaatatttaattaatgaaaaaggaaaagaaattgTACTAACCCACCATGGTAGGAAAAAGGTCCCTCTTAGTATTGAAAATACTAGTTCATTAGAATCCAAAGGTttagaagaaaagaaaatcaaTCTTTTTCCTATTCATAAAGTTGGTAGTGAGAGGGGGTCctattaaagttgaaaatatgCTTGGTTTTCTCACCAATTAGTTTGTGTCAATAAATGCTACTTCTattcttaatataaaaataaattttatatctaaTCTCGGTGTGAATATAGAATGGGTCATTGTTGTTCTAAACACTACCTAAACGTGTTATATCATTGCTAgcgttatttaatttaaaaaaatcattaatcacTTGTAAAAGCATCATTTTAtagtaatattaaataatactggTGTATGATAGCAATGCTcgataatagtaataaaaaaaaatatatattttatggtaCTAAATATATGAGTACTTTTGTCTCATTCAGAGGACGACACAAATTAACGATGTGGCATTGCAAAAGTTGATCGAGATCGACTTCACAAGTAACTCCCAATTGAGAAGTGCTTGTGCTACATTAGGTTACTTGTGCcacattttcaaaaatataattaagttttGACTAAACATGAAAATGAAATATTGAAATAACCTACACAATAAactcgaaaatataaagtttagaagtGATAGGATTGGGTAGTATATACTATTAGAGTTGAAAATATAAAATCAATCCTTGTCTTATTTATTAACCTATTATGTTAAGTTGAAAATAAGCTCACTAATGCTTTTTTTGTCAATACAAGCTATTTTTTTAAGTGTAGAATTGTAATGATAGGTGCATCAAAAATATGTActtaaaaattatacaatttcgttttcaaaaatattataccATTTCAATCAACTACAATTACTGTTTTAGAAAAAAGTATCCCTTCATCACTACAGAAATTTTTGGAAtgattttgaataaaaaaatgattaagtGTGCAAACTCCTCTCCCTCCCTTTCTATATCCTACCAAATAATGGTTAAGTGTCAAGTCAATATTCacgtaataatttttaattggtccaggtcattaaatttttatttttatttaaaagttaatttaaatatattaataagaaaatgacatgtGGAAAATAACTTAACACTTAACGGTTAGATTCCTATAGAAATTTCAGAAATATAACTTTAGGTATCATCCGTAAACaaataaacttaggtatttatctgcaactgagagttaaacttaagtatttatgtcgcAAATTATTCTTTTAGTCAGTGCATCACTATGTATAACATTTGAATGTATATTTTGGATGCACATATCTAACGTTTTGATACATATTTTGAATACACATATCATTACTCAATGTAGACCGTTTTGATGCATAACAAGCATAATatggaataataaaaaaaaaagagtgcaactgttagattttttatttgggtttacatttttttttgttttaataaaatattattattttttaaataaaatatgagtTAATTGGATAGTTCTTTATTGTATTAATCCATATTATTAGTGATCAATAATTAACGGGTCAGGCTTAGCATCTTTCGATATAAAATAGTTGAAGCAGACTTTGATGATCAGACCAAGTCTAACTGTCTAACTAGAgttatgtagctaagtccccttcTAAACTctaatacatattgtctcatcacacaattgtatatttttgataattagataaataaagaaaattgctTCTCATTTAGATCTAGAAACAAAgaattaattgataatattACACTATCAAATTGAAATAATTACTATAAATCAATAGATATATATagctaattattataatatactttattatatacaaatttGTTTACTTTTTGCACAAATACAAAGACTTAAAGTTTTGATAGCACAAAATGTTGAGCATTACACTACACACCAAACTCTGAAAATAGTTAGGTGTGTGTTGTAAGGTTGGCAATTATGGTTTAAATGAAAAGTTTGGTAATGTCATAGGGTTGGCAATGGCtgctataataattattattattaatttccaaTATGTTACATATTGTTTCattttattatatgtatttatttatagcTCAATTATTATCTTACCTAAACTTAATATGCTTAGACAAAcaaagtattatttttattttgtcaaaTTTTTGAGCTATTGCAACAACAAACTATACAATAGTGTAAAGTGAATAGTATTATTGCAGAAAGAATGAGTAGAGTGATTGGTGAGTTGGAAAAATTAGTGTATAAAATTGTTGCAGAAAGGAACAAATTCTCTTTTAAAACAGAAAAGTTTATGTGAATAGTGAGTGGTGTGACTGTTATGATGTTTCATAGAATTAGTGACAATATTTCTGGCCAAAATAGTGCAGAAAAAAGGACCATTTTACTGTGATAAACATTAATATAGTGAGGATGCATGTACtcttataatacatatatatatatttaataaaattcaaattaaattgcaTACTTTGGGATAAGTTTACAGTACATCTCTAAAAAGATATTTCGATAAAATgtatctcttatttttttttgatatttttttaatctacaCGTTCTAGTTATCAAGAATTACctataaattttaagaaaattctGAATAAACATAATTGTTTTTTCTTATATGTGTGCTAAGTactgtttaaattttattttttgatactataaactattcaaaaaatttaaatatttacagGTGTAACTAAATTACTACAATATacacaattataaaataataaaaaaactactaaaactattttttaaatgttGAAACAGATTAAAGTATATCGAAACATTTTTTTAGGGAGtgtacaataatttttttctatatttctaaatattactATTAGACACTATTAGTGTGCAATATAGTTACAAAATGTCatctttattaaaattaattaaaatatgtaagaTTCAATCTTTATTAAAACAGCTTTTAATGATGTTGAATACTATTGGTGCACTTTTTAGTGATTGGAGAAATTGTTTCATCAACTCAATGATATGATAGTTGCCTTTTTGTTAAGTGTCAACTTCTCCACATGATGTTTAgataaacataataataaataaggatGTCAATGTTTGTTgaatacaataataaaattagCTATTGGGAACTTGATATTGATATTTCTTTTCTAATCAAAACCATGTGCCTTTATGTATGGGCAAAGGAGGACCACTGTTCTTCCCATCATGTGTCTCTACTTTCATCTAAATAAGCCAAGAACACTAATCAATGCTACATACCTATTATACATTAGTTTATGTTTAAAATTCTGACAACCATCTATGGTTTTACTTCAAGTTTTCTACAAAATGTTCTTGCATTTTCGCGATCCTAACTATGTCGGTCTTGCTAAGAGCATACCAGTTCTGGGTTTTCTTAATTCGAGGAGTAGAGAAGTTCATCGTTGTcgcttttgaatttgaatttgttTGATACAACATTGCATTGTTTCCGAAACATGCATGGATATGGATATCGGTTAGGCTCAAACAATTAACATCTATTCAACACGCTTATAATCCATTTTTATGTTGGCAAATGCAGCAAGAAATTCGCGTAGCTTTAATGAAAACGTTGCGATTTAAACAAGCTTAAGATATTGTATTTCATTGAAAacgatatctttaaaagatgatACCAAACAAGAGACATTTTGCCTAAAAAGCTCAAAAATGAAGGATGTTCTTCATGCTTAAGTGGATGACTTGTCAGGAATTTCggcaaaaataaaactttatggTTAAAAAATTTGACTGGGAtagaaaaattctagaagaaccATAAAATAAAATCGAGTATAAGCAACACAAATGTCTTTTGACAGCTGAAAGTTTAGGTTGGCCCTGAGATTTGTGAggatttagtaaaaaaaatattattagacccttatttaaaatatatgtactattttcaaaaatcaataataaaatccgtatttttaaaagggaaaaaaattgCAGGGCCCTTGGGTTGAGTGGGCCCTAAGCGCAAGCCTAGCCTGTCTTAGTCCAAGACCGACCCTAGAAAGCATATGTGAGGGGAATGCATGCAATGCCCAACCGAAAACAAAGAACATTCATCGATATCTTAAATTTATCATGAAAATCAAGACATAAGTTGGAAGTTAAACTTGAGTACCCTCAATTTGCTAAGTTTCATATCACTTTATCTAAACCACCATACAAATCTAATTTCAAAttgttcaaaaaatatatacacaaatattaAGAGCAAATTTAGCTACTTTCAAACCAATAAAAAGAGTTACTAATAATCAAGGTAAACCAAGAATCATACTTTAGTTTCAAGTGATGTTGAATCTCTtcctttatatacaaaaattGGAACCCGAAGAACTGTAGGTAAGCAGGCATTTTCGATTTTCAGTACTGACCCGCCAAGAGATAAGAAAATGGTATGCAAAATTTTCTTTAACAATGAGAAGGAAAACATGTAACTTACTTGATAACGATGAAAAAACTTGTTTCACAAAATTATTAGGCGAACTAGCTGACCGAGAAGCTTGAATGACTTCGATGCTTCTCTTAAGCATTTGTTTTTCACATCTCTAGACCAATGCTGTATTGAAAATTTTGATTGTATCAtaaaaattctatcaataaagTATTCACAAGCACGAGAAAGAACGAAAGAACGTTTGTAATGAATACCTCTCCAAGCATGTTAAGCTTTTCCCGAACACCTTTCAACAACTCGGGTACCTCTGCTTCCCATTTGCAAAATTCGAGTTCCACTCCATCGAGAAGATTCTCAGAAACCTAAAGCAACAATTCATTATCAATTCTTGACATAGCATAGTGAAACCGAAAAAGAGAGTAATGCTTTAGAGACATACTTGCTTTGCTATGATTTGACCTCCCGAGATATGGGAGAaatatatgttatagaaatgacAGAGGAACATTGGAGCATTCTTCTCAGCTAGCTCTTCAAGATACTTTCCATAAGAAACTCCAACATTGGTAGGCTCGGGAATCGCCATTCCCTTTTGTCTAAACCACTCTAAATCTTTCAAAATCGCTTCTGATCTTTCTAACCCGGTTTTTCTAAAGTAAGAATCTGTTCAGTTATTAAGCAAAAAGCTAAGATTATAGAGTGAAAACCTACAAACAGAAAAGCACTAAGGAACATAAGATACTCACAAGAAACATCATCAGACTCATCAACAATGCGCTCAATGATGTTGAACACGAGCTGGCTATCAACCAAGTATTTGAGGAAACCTTCCATGCTAGGCTTCCATGTCCCCGACTCATCATCATCACCTTCTGATTCTGATTCACTAGCTCCACTTTCCTCGTTTTCACTATCACTGTTACCATTGTACTTCTTACCATTAATGTTGCGAAGTCTCATGGCCACGAACCTCATTTCCTCGGTGATGCCCACATTCTCTCCCGGGTACTGCCTCCTATACCTCAATCTCTTCTTAATTACCGGTGGAGCTGAGCCGCTGCTTGGCGTGACTGCTGAAGCCGATGATGATCCAGACGCTGCAGCAATGATGAAACTGCTGCGACGCAGAATTAAGGCTCCCCCGTGTCCTATCATAGACTGGTTCGTTGTAAGTGTGGATGGCCTAAACAAGTGAGGGGGAGGAAGAGAGAAAGGCCATGAAACCGAGGTATGTATAGGAGATTGTAGTACTGCTTTTGCCATTGATGACATCTTCAACAGAACAAGGAATGAGATTGACTCGGCCAAACTATGGTGGTTCTGATAAGGCAATTTGAAagagaaattcaagaaaacaaaatactattCTTCATTTATTGATAAACAATTTGTTGGATGACAATATACAGATTCCGAAATCAACACtgtaatgaaatgaaatgggATCACTTCTTATGCACTCGTTGAGAACGATTCTGATCTAGTGATACATATACAATCCAACACATAACAAGAGTAGAGATTAGTACCTATATTCTCATAACAAGTTATTATagttaaaatattcaaatcaaaagtattttatGCAGCTACAGAAATTGAACATAGTATTAAATCTAGTTTTCCCAATCTTTGCTCTTATCCCCAATTGGGTTTATCACAAAAGTTCCTATACATTGTACAGTGATCTTAATTAGCTAAGCAGATACAAATTAGAGCAGTTTACAATATCAACGAATAAACCATTTTGAATTTGAGCAAATGGGGTGTTCAGTAGAGCATTTCTTTTCTCTAATCAAACAAATTCAATACTAAAAACTGTTAAAATTGGCACAATCAAGTTCTTAAACAATCAAATCAAtaaaaacccaaacttgaaacaAACAGACAACATGAAAGATTTacttcaaaaaatcaaaaatttagATTAAGGGCATGTTTGGAATGTAGTTAAAGAAACAATGGATAAAGATGAAAGGGCTAAGTAAACAGAAACCATATATCCATAATGAGAATGATAGTTAAATGGGTGAACTTTACATACTTGCGATACCGGCCGGCGGTGGAGCTGAGCTGAAAAGGAGTGAAAGGAACAGAGAAGCTAAAGGATGAGCTCTCTACAAAAGAATCATAGGAAAGAACAAACAGCTTCTTCTTGCCACGTAGGCTAGTGAGTTTTCccatataaacaaaaaaaaaaaaaaagagagcatTTTTATCATTCCTTTGGATAAAGATGACATTTTTTCTTGTCAATATgagaaaagtggtatttttctcCATCTAAAATGATTAAAGATAGCAtttttgaaaacatatttacaGAATTTCTAAAACCCCTcactctctcacacacacacactttgAGTTCCTAAGCCGCCGCCGACCCTTCTCTCTGCTCTTCATTTGGACACTCTCTTCTTCCTCAGGTCAGTCCCCTCAATCGTTCTCAgtatataattacatatataatcattttttgttttgtttaattTAGATTTTCTCCTATTTGTGTGGTTAAAGAAACCGTTTTGGGGTATTGATCTAATCTAATCTTTAATTAACTCAATTTCTTTAATCAGTGTTTAGTCCCTTTTATGATGATGTTTTTCATTTTTGGATATAGGCATTGACAGGAGGAAGATAAAGAAGATTTATATTCAATTGGGTTCAGAACAATGGCTGGTTTTTTAGCTTCAAAGTGTTCTCATGGTACCATCTTATTATCTCATGACACCCTTTTTGGTTTTCACTTTGAtccattcaaaaattattagacatttaaagatttgatttttgaaCTATCATGGCTTCCTTCCTTGGACATTGACCTAATGTGTTGAGTCAATGTGGAAGAAGATAATTTTGGTccaatttttttgggtttctgaATGCATATTCATAGTTCTcactttcttggtttttgatgtaatagttggCCGTTCATTGTTGGGAGGTCTTGGGAACAAGTTGTCTGCAACAGTAAGCACACAACATGAGATGGCAAACAACAGTTTCTTGTCTCAGGTTAGTGCATTTGTTTCGGTTTTGAATTTCGTGGATAGCTCAAATGGTTAGGCATGCGATTTGCTCTCTTGACTGAATGAGGTTTCGAGTAACTTATGTAATATAAGGTGTTTGATTGTGTTAGGATAGTGTTAAAAACTGTTGAATTTCTTTTGAATTGACTCATTGTGTTCATTGTTGTTATCATTGAGTTTACTGGATGATGATAGAATGTAGTACTTATATGGAAGTGAGGTTAATGCAATGGAATGGAAAAGAATCAATTTACATCCCATTCCTCTGTTTGGTAGTACTGAAATGTCATTCTCATTTTCATTCTTGTTTCTGTGTTTTTATTCTTCCCAACCAAACCTATCTTAACCGATTTTACATAGTAGAAAACATAATTCATAATCTGCTTATCAGTTGAGATTCATTTGTTTCATTCCCTTTTTATAGCAGATTAGGAGTTTTATACAGATGAGGACTGTACTGAAAGTTGTAGACAATTCCGGGGCGAAGAAAGTGATGTGCATACAAGCTTTGAAGGGAAAGAAAGGAGCAAGACTTGGAGACACTATAGTTGCATCGGTGAAAGAGGCCTATCCCAACGGTAAAGTGAAGAAAGGAAAGGTTGTGTACGGAGTTGTAGTTCGTGCTGCCATGCAAAAAGGCCGTTGCGATGGAAGTGAGGTCAAGTTTGATGATAATGCCGTCGTGCTTGTTGACAAGCAAGGTCAACCTATTGGAACTAGAGTTTTCGGTCCAGTTCCTCATGAGTTGAGGCGAAAAAAGCATGTCAAGATTCTTAGTTTGGCCGGTCATATTGCCTGAAACACCGATTTTCGAGTGGTGTGGTGTTTAATAGTTTTGATCATCCAAATGGCAAAGATTTTGGCTTGATGATAATGTCACTTGACTCTGTTGGAAATAAGGAGTTGAACTTGAATGTAAAAGCTTATCATGAACTGAGTGAGAAGAAGCTAAAGATCATAGAACTATTGTAGATTGGTATTGATTATAATTGTGAACAAGAAAGGTTTCTACATGTTCTAAATATGCCCGAACAAAATTTCTGAATCCGCCATTGAAATGTTATTTCagtgtttatgaataatttgccATACCGAAAATAGAATTTAAACTGTCTATTtctattttacatgctaataaaataaaagaaattgtcGTACAATTTACTGCTTAAAACTTATTTTTAGcaagttaaattattttaaatctttttaaaatttacaaaataacttAATAACTATGTAAATCTCTTTTTATATTAAGATTATAACTATTTgggtaaatagtggcataagtaccaaAAATTTTATGTTTGTAAGCGACATAAattcaatgtttatttttagcagcataagtacctaatgtttgtaaaactgtaatttttttccaattttatcaGTACAGATTCtgatttgaatttattaaaagaaaagttATATGTACCCCgacaataataaaattaattttgggtacttatgccgctatttacctcAATTAAGATCTCAAAAATACGACCATATAATTTCCCTAAACATGTTGTTTGGATAAAAGTGGACAATTTTAATATGAAAAgtagtattttgttaaatttccCATCTTTAAGAAAAGATGGCATTTTTCATAAAACCAAGATGATCATTTGGATAAAGatgagttttttaaaaaataaataggaaagttttaacaaatttgtaCACTTTAATATGTACACGTCTGATTGAGTTGTAGAACTTAGCCAATTAATCTCCATTCTATATAAATAACTTACTCAAattctttcttttctccttcaattTCAGAAAACAACGATGAAGATAATGGTGGCAATTAAGCGCGTAGTTGACTATGCCGTGAAAATCAGAGTCAAACCCAACAAGGTACGAACAATCAATCAAAACCCAATTATGAATTGTCTTTCAAATCGTTTAAGTTTCAatcttttgttgtttttttgtagACTGGGGTTGAGACCCAGAATGTGAAAATGTCTATGAACCCCTTTTGTGAGATTGCACTGGAAGAAGCTTTGAGAATGAAAGAGTCAGGTTTGGCTTCTGAGGTGGTGGCTGTCAGCATGGGTCCAGCTCAGTGCATTGACACTCTTAGGACTGGTTTAGCCATGGGAGCTGATAGGGGTATTCATGTTGAGTCAACTGAAGCTTTATTCCCACTCTCTGTGGCAAAGCTTTTGAGGGCTCTTGTTGAGGTTGAGAAACCTGGGCTTCTCATTCTTGGCAAACAGGTTCGGTTTTCTTTTGTTCATTGGGATATTTGCAGTATAAATTTCAAAGTTTTGTGTTTGTAACTGTAACCGGCATAAATTTGATGATTTTTTTAGTAGCATAAGTATCTGATGttaataaaactataattttttgtgtagtttatTTGGTACAAACATTAGTGTCTTAAAGAGGACACATTTTAGACCTAGATTCTAAATCATTCGGTCTAGATAGAAACATGTTCAACAAATTTGAAAACTAAGTCTGATTACAAATTTAAGACACTAATGCAGTCCATACTGACGGtggacaaaaattataattgttGCGGCATAAGTTCCAAAGTTTTGTGTTTGTAATTGTAATCGGCATAATTTGATAATTTTTGTTAGTGGTATAAGTATCTGATCTtaataaaactgtaatttttcgtCTAGTTTCGTTGGTACAAACTTTGATGTTAGACCTAAATTCTAGTCGTTCGGTCTAAGATAGAAACATGTTCAACAAATTCGAAAACTAAGTTTTGTTACAAATTTAGGATACTAATGCAGTATTCCATACTGATGGAGAACTCgacaaaaaaattacagttttactaATGAGTACTTATTCATCAATTATCGTTTGTTCATTCTTTTGGCTGCGTTCATTAACTTATTCTTTGTTGGAGAAAGCTAATTTGGTatttaatgggttttatttaggcaaTTGATGATGATTGCAATCAAACTGGACAAATGGTTGCAGGGCTCCTAAATTGGCCACAAGGGACTTTTGCTTCTAAGGTTAGTTTTCTGATAAAATGTATGCACTTGTATTGAGTTTCCTGTTTTGTTTGAATTTTAGGATGTAATCATATGATTTTGACATGTTTGTTACTTAGCTTAAAACCGAAAATGATAAGGCTTCTTTGATAGTTAGAATGAGAATATGTTGAGATGTTAATACGAAATTGTAATTGTTAAGACTGATGATTCGTATATGAGTTCATACAAGTCTGCGTTTTTATGGATATTTCCTATGAACTAACTGCTTGTTTCCAGTAGGTTGTGCTCGATAAGGAGAAGCAAGTACTGACCGTCGATAGAGAGGTAGATGGCGGTCTTGAGACTTTGTTTTTAGACTTACCAGCCGTAATCACGTAAGTATTGCGTCTCTCTCGTGTTTTGTCTTTCGCTGTTTACAAAATAAGTTGTTGTTATGAATAGGCTGAGCCTAACTAACTTTTGTAAGACAGTTCTAAGCTTACCATACTTTTGGTTCAAGTCCTTATCGAGTCTGGCTCTAATCGAACTAGGCTTAAATACTGTTCGGTTTAGATCAGTTGGTACCAATTTGGCACTTAAGAACCTATTAAGGTAGAGGTTAAGGGTTCAAACTAGGGATGCACAATACATAAGCATAGCGAATTTGTGTTTACGAGCCACAAGTGTGTGGGCTAGGCCGAGTAGAGACTTTGAAGCGGGGTCGTTACAATAAGAGTATAAACACCATAGGAAACAGT is a genomic window of Cannabis sativa cultivar Pink pepper isolate KNU-18-1 chromosome 9, ASM2916894v1, whole genome shotgun sequence containing:
- the LOC115724161 gene encoding probable inactive heme oxygenase 2, chloroplastic — protein: MSSMAKAVLQSPIHTSVSWPFSLPPPHLFRPSTLTTNQSMIGHGGALILRRSSFIIAAASGSSSASAVTPSSGSAPPVIKKRLRYRRQYPGENVGITEEMRFVAMRLRNINGKKYNGNSDSENEESGASESESEGDDDESGTWKPSMEGFLKYLVDSQLVFNIIERIVDESDDVSYSYFRKTGLERSEAILKDLEWFRQKGMAIPEPTNVGVSYGKYLEELAEKNAPMFLCHFYNIYFSHISGGQIIAKQVSENLLDGVELEFCKWEAEVPELLKGVREKLNMLGEHWSRDVKNKCLREASKSFKLLGQLVRLIIL
- the LOC115723279 gene encoding RING-H2 finger protein ATL16, with translation MDFVIHNSVSSMTSPQNSLHSSSSSDTSFPIIAIAVIGILATAFLLISYYIFVIKCCLTWHQIDILRRFSLSRDRTHEELLMVYSPGIETRGLDESVIRSIPVFHFKKTQLSGENEEQEKQISDHCAVCLSEFNDEEKLRIIPNCNHIFHIDCIDVWLQNNANCPLCRRSILPENRFAGKNPIFAAPTSSPVDPTGNLAGAGEDEEDYLVIEISNPNNNNNNNNVNNHNYQNRNRNRKKQSMGDECIVMSREKDHHEEFSMIQPIRRSFSMDSSGDRKMFLAIQEALQLQRQRLEVSSSNSNSNSNSPIVEGRSIRRSFFSFGGHASRGSSRSSSVVLPIYLE
- the LOC115723390 gene encoding large ribosomal subunit protein uL14mz isoform X2, encoding MAGFLASKCSHVGRSLLGGLGNKLSATVSTQHEMANNSFLSQIRSFIQMRTVLKVVDNSGAKKVMCIQALKGKKGARLGDTIVASVKEAYPNGKVKKGKVVYGVVVRAAMQKGRCDGSEVKFDDNAVVLVDKQGQPIGTRVFGPVPHELRRKKHVKILSLAGHIA
- the LOC115723785 gene encoding electron transfer flavoprotein subunit beta, mitochondrial isoform X2; the protein is MKIMVAIKRVVDYAVKIRVKPNKTGVETQNVKMSMNPFCEIALEEALRMKESGLASEVVAVSMGPAQCIDTLRTGLAMGADRGIHVESTEALFPLSVAKLLRALVEVEKPGLLILGKQAIDDDCNQTGQMVAGLLNWPQGTFASKHRFEAEPAEVRHTPQHNESQIENHQEVHSKGFKRRNQARLRGCSSDRASKEKGRDYCLFSRRANRQAKKRSSCHLVLTKKKIHLP
- the LOC115723785 gene encoding electron transfer flavoprotein subunit beta, mitochondrial isoform X1; translation: MKIMVAIKRVVDYAVKIRVKPNKTGVETQNVKMSMNPFCEIALEEALRMKESGLASEVVAVSMGPAQCIDTLRTGLAMGADRGIHVESTEALFPLSVAKLLRALVEVEKPGLLILGKQAIDDDCNQTGQMVAGLLNWPQGTFASKVVLDKEKQVLTVDREVDGGLETLFLDLPAVITTDLRLNQPRYATLPNIMKAKSKTIKKYTPKDLNVEIKPDFEVVQVTEPPKRKGGIIVSSVDELIDKLKNEARVI
- the LOC115723390 gene encoding large ribosomal subunit protein uL14mz isoform X1; its protein translation is MAGFLASKCSHVGRSLLGGLGNKLSATVSTQHEMANNSFLSQQIRSFIQMRTVLKVVDNSGAKKVMCIQALKGKKGARLGDTIVASVKEAYPNGKVKKGKVVYGVVVRAAMQKGRCDGSEVKFDDNAVVLVDKQGQPIGTRVFGPVPHELRRKKHVKILSLAGHIA